One Dialister invisus DSM 15470 genomic region harbors:
- a CDS encoding electron transfer flavoprotein subunit beta/FixA family protein → MKFLVCIKQVVDTSKMEVDPETGRLKRNNANSIMNPVDLNALEAALSLRDRIGGTVTVITMGPPQAEAVLRDAVAMGADDIYLVTDRAFGGADTLATSYTLAAAISKIGMPDLIFCGIESIDSNTAQIGPEIAATLGIADVSGASFISFEKEGGLIVTRQNGSSAEVVELKLPAVVTVLPELNKPRYSSIKGILGKGDAELHIITAADLDIDTARIGIKGSPTQVKRVRPVVPPQKENLRIEEKDPQESVDILIEALRKISVI, encoded by the coding sequence ATGAAGTTTCTCGTTTGTATTAAACAGGTAGTAGACACTTCCAAAATGGAAGTGGATCCGGAAACGGGGCGCCTTAAACGTAATAATGCCAATAGCATTATGAATCCTGTTGATTTGAATGCGTTGGAAGCAGCCTTATCTCTTCGAGATCGGATAGGTGGAACGGTTACGGTGATTACCATGGGACCGCCGCAGGCGGAAGCCGTTCTTCGGGACGCGGTTGCTATGGGGGCTGATGATATTTATCTGGTAACAGATCGGGCCTTTGGCGGAGCGGATACTTTGGCAACCAGCTATACCCTTGCTGCAGCCATTTCTAAAATAGGGATGCCTGACTTGATTTTCTGCGGAATAGAATCTATTGACAGTAATACAGCGCAGATAGGGCCTGAAATAGCAGCAACACTCGGGATTGCCGATGTGAGTGGTGCTTCATTTATTTCTTTTGAAAAAGAAGGCGGTCTTATTGTTACCAGGCAAAATGGAAGCAGTGCTGAAGTTGTTGAATTAAAACTTCCTGCGGTAGTAACCGTTTTGCCAGAACTTAACAAACCGCGGTATTCCTCGATAAAAGGAATTTTGGGCAAGGGAGATGCTGAACTTCATATCATTACAGCGGCGGATTTGGATATTGATACTGCACGGATTGGAATAAAAGGTTCTCCCACACAGGTGAAACGTGTACGGCCCGTAGTACCGCCACAAAAGGAAAACCTTCGTATTGAGGAAAAAGATCCTCAAGAATC